Part of the Nitratireductor thuwali genome, TCGGCGCCGCGATAACCGGGCAGCACCGGCACGCCGGCGGCCTCGGCCGCGGCCTTGGCCTCGATCTTCGATCCCATACGCGCAATGGCCTCGGGCGAAGGCCCGATGAAGACCAATCCGGCTTCTTCCACGCGCGCCGCGAATTCCGCATTCTCCGACAGAAACCCATAGCCTGGATGGATCGCGCCTGCTCCGCTGGCGCGCGCCGCCTCAAGGATGGCGTCGACCTTCAGGTAGCTTTCCGCAGGGGCGGCCGGGCCGATGCAGACGGCGTGATCGGCCTCAGCCACAAAGGGCGCGTCGCGGTCAGCCTCGGAGAAGACGGCCACGGCTTCCAGCCCCAGCTTCCGGCAGGCGCGCTGGATCCGGCCGGCGATCTCGCCCCGGTTGGCAATCAGGACGCGGGTGAAGCTCAACTCACCCGCCATGAGGGCGTGTCCTTGTTTAGGAAGCTGTTGATCCCCTCGATGCCTTCCTCGGTCTCCCAGGCGTCGGCGAGACGGTCGGCGGTATAGATCATGCTGTCTTCGAGCCCGTGGCTCGCGACATAGGCGATCAGCCGCTTGGTGTCGGCCACTGCCCCGGGCGCGGCCTGCAGATGGGCCTGGACGACGCGCTCCACCGCCTCGTCCAGCGCATCCGGCGCGACCACCTCGGTCAGCAGTCCGATCCGTTCGGCCCGCGCCGTGTCGAAGAGGGCACCTGACAGCATCGTCTCGCGCGACGCCGCCTCGCCGATGCGCGCCAGCACGTAGGGCGAGATGTTGGCGGGCAGGAGGCCGAGCCGCACCTCGGTCAGGCCGAATCTCGCACCCTCGGCGCCGATGGCGTAGTCGCACACCGATATCAGGCCGACGCCCCCGCCATAGGCCGGCCCGTTGATTCGCCCGATCAGCGGCTTTGGCAGCGTATCGAGCCGGCGCAAGAGCCGAGCGAGCGTGGCACTCTGTGCCACCCGTTCCGCGCGGCTCTTTTGCACGTTTGAGGCGAACCAGTTGAAGTCGCCCCCTGCGCAGAAGCTCTTGCCCGCCCCCGTCAGCACCACGATGCGCACCGCCTTGTCCTCGGCAAGCGCCGCCGCCGCATCGGCGAGGTTTGAGATCAGCGCCGCGTTGAGCGAATTGTGTTTGTCGGGGCGATTGAGGATCACGGTGGCGACGCCGCGCGCGTCCACGTCAATCCGCAGCGTTTCATAGTGGTCGTGAACCATTGACTGTCCTTACATTCTGAAGACGGGCGTGTGACGCCCCGAATCTGGAACCGAGGTTACTATCGCCAGGCACAGGCCCAGGATATCGCGGGTCTGGCCAGGCTCGATCAGGCCATCGTCCCACAGCCGCGAGGTGGCGTAATAGGGGTCGGACTGTTTGGCATATTGCGCGCGC contains:
- a CDS encoding crotonase/enoyl-CoA hydratase family protein, whose protein sequence is MVHDHYETLRIDVDARGVATVILNRPDKHNSLNAALISNLADAAAALAEDKAVRIVVLTGAGKSFCAGGDFNWFASNVQKSRAERVAQSATLARLLRRLDTLPKPLIGRINGPAYGGGVGLISVCDYAIGAEGARFGLTEVRLGLLPANISPYVLARIGEAASRETMLSGALFDTARAERIGLLTEVVAPDALDEAVERVVQAHLQAAPGAVADTKRLIAYVASHGLEDSMIYTADRLADAWETEEGIEGINSFLNKDTPSWRVS